The following coding sequences lie in one Thalassoglobus polymorphus genomic window:
- the mutL gene encoding DNA mismatch repair endonuclease MutL gives MSSTHTDVETRIHQLSASVINKIAAGEVIERPASVVKELLENSVDALSTRIEVDIEQGGAELIRIVDDGEGIHPDDIELSIASHATSKIADADDLFSVRTMGFRGEALASISEVSHFRLRTKQHGQQVGTEMEVNGGIVKEPKTCGCPEGTQIEVRQLFCNTPVRRKFLKTQATEFGHISEQFTRVALANPNLHMVLRHNGKTVYELPATHRFIERLELFYGSELAQNLIWVEAEHEGTRLWGYVAHPSQSKSTRKGQYLFLNGRWIQDRSLQHALGEGYRGLVMIGRQPIAFLFLDLNPELVDVNVHPTKSEVRFRDSQVLYRLMLSTLRNKFLSMDLDSKLSVDRAQPEASGPKSEPQEMQRELVSWAKNQLDEQKSHGSLFEAVSKLAGPEVGPAPSQPSAEQLQSGPSLGGASGTEVPSKPGGVTHIESIEASEHPASAAAEIRAMQIHDCYLVVESTDGLTVIDQHALHERIMYEQLRRRILSGGVEVQKLLIPLTVELSSREASTLLDQEDLLKELGLHIQEFGGSTIALTGYPTLLAKADPKSLLRDIVDLLESSGRKLERRDLIDELLHMMSCKAAIKAGQRLTFEEMESLLAQRHLCDDHHHCPHGRPTALKLSRDELDRQFGRLG, from the coding sequence ATGTCTTCTACTCACACGGATGTTGAAACCCGAATTCATCAGCTTTCTGCCAGCGTGATCAACAAGATCGCTGCCGGGGAAGTGATTGAACGTCCTGCAAGTGTTGTGAAGGAGTTACTTGAGAACTCCGTCGATGCACTCTCGACCCGAATTGAGGTCGACATTGAGCAGGGTGGTGCAGAACTGATTCGCATCGTTGATGACGGCGAAGGGATTCATCCCGACGATATTGAACTTTCCATTGCCAGCCACGCCACCAGTAAAATTGCAGACGCTGATGATCTATTTAGCGTGCGCACCATGGGTTTTCGTGGTGAGGCACTGGCGTCCATATCGGAGGTCTCACACTTCCGGCTTAGAACCAAGCAGCATGGTCAGCAGGTCGGCACGGAAATGGAGGTCAATGGTGGGATCGTTAAAGAGCCGAAAACATGCGGATGTCCAGAGGGAACGCAAATTGAAGTTCGACAGCTGTTCTGTAACACACCCGTGCGACGTAAGTTTTTGAAGACACAGGCGACCGAGTTTGGCCACATCTCCGAACAGTTCACGCGTGTTGCTCTCGCGAATCCAAACTTACACATGGTGCTGCGGCACAATGGGAAAACCGTTTATGAACTCCCTGCGACGCATCGATTTATCGAGAGATTGGAGTTGTTCTACGGCAGCGAACTCGCTCAAAACCTCATTTGGGTTGAAGCAGAACATGAGGGGACGCGGCTGTGGGGCTATGTTGCGCATCCGTCACAAAGTAAATCGACTCGTAAGGGGCAGTACCTGTTTTTGAATGGCCGCTGGATTCAGGATCGTTCATTGCAACACGCCTTGGGCGAAGGCTATCGCGGTTTGGTGATGATCGGTCGTCAGCCGATTGCGTTTCTGTTTCTGGATTTGAATCCGGAACTTGTCGACGTGAACGTTCACCCCACGAAATCGGAAGTTCGCTTCCGGGATTCCCAGGTGCTGTACCGGTTGATGCTCTCAACGTTGCGGAACAAATTTCTGTCGATGGATCTCGATTCCAAGCTTTCCGTCGATCGTGCTCAGCCCGAAGCTTCCGGCCCGAAGTCGGAACCACAGGAAATGCAGCGCGAGCTGGTTTCGTGGGCGAAGAATCAACTCGATGAACAGAAGAGTCATGGCTCGCTGTTTGAAGCTGTCTCCAAACTGGCTGGCCCCGAAGTTGGCCCCGCGCCGTCGCAACCTTCGGCAGAACAATTACAGAGTGGGCCTTCACTCGGTGGAGCATCGGGAACAGAGGTTCCGAGTAAGCCTGGTGGTGTCACCCATATCGAGTCGATCGAAGCGAGCGAGCATCCTGCGAGCGCGGCTGCGGAAATTCGTGCGATGCAGATTCACGATTGCTATCTCGTCGTCGAATCGACTGACGGCCTCACAGTGATTGATCAGCATGCACTGCATGAGCGGATCATGTATGAGCAACTCCGGCGACGAATTCTCTCTGGCGGTGTTGAAGTCCAGAAACTGTTGATTCCGCTGACTGTTGAGCTTTCGAGTCGTGAGGCGAGTACGCTTCTCGATCAGGAGGATTTGTTGAAGGAACTCGGTCTGCATATTCAGGAGTTTGGCGGAAGCACGATTGCTCTGACCGGTTACCCCACGCTGCTCGCCAAGGCTGACCCCAAGTCGCTCCTCCGAGACATTGTTGATCTGCTGGAGTCGTCTGGTCGCAAACTTGAACGACGTGACTTAATCGATGAACTGCTGCACATGATGTCTTGCAAGGCTGCCATCAAGGCGGGGCAGCGACTGACCTTCGAAGAAATGGAATCATTGCTGGCTCAGCGTCATCTCTGTGACGACCATCACCATTGCCCCCATGGTCGCCCGACCGCATTGAAACTCTCCCGAGATGAACTCGATCGCCAATTCGGTCGACTTGGGTGA
- a CDS encoding iron-containing alcohol dehydrogenase, producing the protein MQIPQFDFDPRTRVVFGQGTLARLGDLVAEFGGSKILLVSDQGLKDAGHEDRAKEYLAAAGLDVAVFDDVQPNPTSDDIEKGVAFARDAQIDFIVGLGGGSSMDCAKGINFLLTNGGKMSDYKGVGKATKPMLPLIAIPTTSGTGSEAQSFAVVADPKTHMKMACGDKKAAAKVAILDPDLTLTMPRSVRAATGVDAISHAVESYVTLKRGPVSQLFSRQAWSLLSRSFLKSLLEPQNVDANGAMLLGAHFAGAAIENSMLGATHALANPLSAHCNLTHGIAIGVLLPHVVRFNGALPEIANLYGHLAEEIGLCENSDPEAPAILAEYLTHLVQKSEQPGRLRECNVDESLFEKMASEASEQWTGQSNPRPVDASSLLELYKCAY; encoded by the coding sequence ATGCAGATTCCTCAGTTTGATTTTGATCCCCGGACCCGTGTTGTTTTCGGACAAGGGACACTTGCCCGGTTAGGAGATCTTGTTGCCGAATTCGGCGGCTCGAAGATTCTACTCGTCTCCGATCAGGGGTTGAAGGATGCCGGTCATGAAGACCGGGCGAAAGAGTACCTTGCCGCAGCGGGGCTCGATGTCGCCGTCTTCGATGATGTCCAACCGAACCCGACGTCGGACGATATTGAGAAAGGTGTCGCGTTTGCTCGGGATGCGCAGATCGATTTCATCGTCGGCCTGGGCGGGGGGAGCAGCATGGATTGTGCGAAGGGGATTAATTTCCTGCTGACCAATGGCGGAAAAATGTCCGACTACAAGGGAGTCGGCAAAGCGACAAAACCGATGTTGCCGCTGATCGCGATTCCCACAACATCGGGGACGGGTAGCGAAGCACAATCTTTCGCCGTTGTCGCAGACCCAAAGACACATATGAAAATGGCTTGCGGTGACAAAAAAGCAGCCGCCAAGGTCGCGATTCTCGATCCGGATCTTACGCTCACAATGCCGCGATCAGTTCGGGCTGCCACCGGGGTCGATGCCATCAGCCATGCAGTGGAAAGCTATGTCACCCTCAAACGTGGCCCGGTCTCTCAACTCTTCAGTCGTCAAGCCTGGAGCCTGTTAAGCCGGTCGTTCTTGAAGTCGTTACTGGAACCGCAAAATGTTGATGCCAACGGAGCGATGCTCTTAGGGGCTCACTTCGCTGGGGCTGCGATTGAAAATTCAATGCTGGGAGCAACACACGCTTTGGCGAATCCATTATCTGCCCATTGCAATTTAACGCATGGCATTGCCATCGGGGTGCTGCTTCCCCATGTCGTTCGATTTAATGGAGCGTTGCCCGAGATCGCAAATTTGTACGGTCACCTGGCTGAGGAGATTGGACTGTGTGAAAACTCAGACCCAGAGGCTCCAGCGATTCTCGCAGAGTACTTGACTCATCTTGTGCAAAAGTCCGAGCAGCCCGGGAGACTCAGAGAGTGCAACGTGGACGAGTCACTGTTTGAGAAAATGGCAAGCGAAGCTTCCGAGCAATGGACCGGGCAGAGTAATCCGCGACCAGTCGATGCCTCTTCGTTATTGGAGCTATACAAATGTGCCTATTGA
- a CDS encoding outer membrane protein assembly factor BamB family protein, whose product MCLLKTPIGRVVVWGAALLASVMMFADAPVLADDVKHESWSSFRNGLKNLGVAASPLADELELKWEFKTPDGTASTPVIADGKTYAATLSGDVHCFELKTGKKLWTYRSVETVAENDIAPGFNAPLTLDETTIFVGDDFGTFHAIERATGKRRWTFDTDGEIVGGAQIVDGNVIFGSHDGFLYCFNVKSGEQVWKAETFGPVNATPTIVGKYTFTTGCDQPVLRVFEIEKGTTAKEVPIEALLLASAAASEENLYFGTDGGGVYSLDWETSKEVWSFSVPKREQQIRTSPAITDDLIVFGSRDKHVHCLDKKTGELKWSFATRGRVDSSPVIAGQRVYFGSADRNVYGLNISDGKEVWKYPAKQSISGSPAIADGYLVIGTDTSNGKILCFGKK is encoded by the coding sequence ATGTGCCTATTGAAAACACCAATCGGTCGAGTTGTTGTCTGGGGAGCGGCCCTGCTTGCGTCGGTGATGATGTTCGCAGATGCACCAGTCCTGGCTGACGATGTGAAGCATGAGTCGTGGAGCTCTTTCCGAAACGGATTGAAAAATCTCGGCGTTGCAGCCAGTCCATTGGCTGACGAACTCGAACTCAAATGGGAATTCAAAACTCCAGATGGAACCGCTTCAACACCGGTGATTGCAGATGGCAAAACCTACGCTGCAACGTTGAGTGGTGATGTGCATTGTTTCGAGTTGAAAACGGGCAAAAAACTGTGGACGTATCGATCCGTAGAAACGGTCGCTGAAAACGATATCGCTCCCGGATTTAATGCTCCGCTGACACTTGATGAAACGACCATTTTTGTTGGTGACGATTTTGGGACATTCCATGCGATTGAACGAGCAACAGGGAAGAGGCGATGGACCTTCGATACCGACGGTGAGATCGTTGGCGGAGCTCAAATAGTCGATGGCAACGTGATCTTTGGATCGCATGACGGCTTCCTGTATTGCTTCAATGTGAAGAGTGGGGAGCAGGTGTGGAAGGCGGAAACATTCGGGCCAGTGAACGCGACGCCGACAATTGTCGGGAAGTACACATTCACGACCGGTTGCGATCAACCTGTTCTGAGAGTCTTCGAGATTGAAAAAGGGACAACCGCGAAAGAGGTTCCAATCGAAGCACTTCTGCTGGCCTCAGCTGCTGCCAGCGAGGAAAATCTTTATTTCGGGACCGATGGAGGAGGCGTCTACTCACTCGATTGGGAAACTTCGAAAGAGGTTTGGAGCTTTTCAGTTCCAAAGCGGGAGCAACAGATTCGAACTTCGCCCGCCATCACCGATGACCTGATCGTCTTTGGCAGCCGAGACAAACATGTCCATTGTCTCGACAAGAAGACGGGTGAGTTGAAATGGTCCTTTGCGACTCGCGGGCGGGTTGATTCTTCGCCAGTGATTGCTGGTCAGCGTGTCTATTTCGGCTCCGCGGATCGGAACGTATATGGATTGAACATTTCCGACGGGAAAGAGGTTTGGAAGTACCCGGCGAAGCAATCGATCTCAGGATCTCCCGCTATTGCGGATGGCTATCTGGTGATTGGGACTGATACTTCGAACGGGAAGATCTTGTGTTTCGGCAAGAAGTGA
- a CDS encoding biotin/lipoyl-containing protein, with amino-acid sequence MTQDPFSEEIQQVTVPDLGTENRPVSLVNWLVSPDAKVIAGERIAELLVDSTLFHLESEHNGRLKKYLVPSGVEVQTGDFIAEIEVEKAEEY; translated from the coding sequence ATGACGCAAGACCCGTTTTCCGAGGAGATTCAACAGGTGACCGTTCCTGACCTGGGAACAGAAAACCGGCCTGTTTCCCTAGTCAACTGGCTCGTCTCCCCCGACGCCAAGGTCATCGCGGGAGAGCGAATCGCAGAGTTACTCGTTGATTCCACCCTGTTTCATTTGGAATCCGAGCACAATGGGAGACTTAAAAAGTACCTCGTTCCCAGCGGAGTCGAAGTTCAAACCGGCGATTTCATCGCAGAAATTGAGGTCGAAAAGGCTGAAGAATACTGA
- a CDS encoding TlpA family protein disulfide reductase, with protein MNSKLLSSSQKIVSNHPESLLRARFIDQSGAKFVIAWVVVSVLLVQGCGSQDADSQVQAPPVQEENSLPTVPPTVSIDVPLLKLDDSIKIQKPAESAKTAMVASQDKNDSVAKGAKSAAKGSVEWFLQDIGRLQGLSQAGAAAQKTSSLLKVIEHAQQVIVKTHNQPEQIESFNTAVAALASARLQLAVAGDQVQVRLLSEDAETLYKKDPKSFAAVESAFKLLQYTQLKAQNHAAQDPKWGLAFSRQARLFTDKFPQESNRAAIHLVAAGNICDKIGLVEEAKSCMLIVEDRFPSSPFAEQVKNPLRRLRLPGQELLEFGGSTIDGNFLSADQFRGRPTVVAFWASNSIVFQEDMRLINDVIESFGGEAAVIGVNLDKEEPAVDRFIDMTDNKWPHIFFSAPSKRGMDNPIAKHYGVSIVPSYWLVDKNGIVKTVNLKPEELRQWLGKLALAGN; from the coding sequence ATGAATTCGAAATTGCTCTCTTCAAGCCAAAAAATAGTTTCAAACCATCCGGAAAGCCTACTCAGGGCTCGATTCATTGATCAATCCGGCGCGAAATTTGTGATCGCCTGGGTTGTTGTCTCTGTTCTGCTGGTACAGGGGTGTGGGTCGCAAGATGCCGATTCACAAGTTCAAGCTCCACCGGTTCAGGAGGAGAACTCTTTGCCGACCGTTCCTCCGACCGTGAGTATCGATGTTCCACTTCTGAAGTTGGACGATTCGATAAAAATCCAGAAACCTGCGGAATCAGCCAAAACGGCGATGGTTGCGTCACAGGATAAAAATGATTCAGTCGCCAAGGGGGCAAAGTCTGCCGCTAAAGGTTCTGTTGAATGGTTCCTTCAGGACATCGGCCGGTTGCAAGGTCTTAGTCAAGCTGGTGCAGCCGCGCAAAAAACAAGCTCTTTGCTCAAGGTGATTGAACATGCTCAGCAGGTGATTGTCAAAACTCACAATCAACCGGAGCAGATCGAAAGTTTCAATACAGCTGTGGCGGCGTTGGCGAGTGCCCGCCTGCAATTGGCAGTTGCAGGGGATCAGGTGCAGGTCCGGTTGCTCTCGGAAGATGCTGAAACACTTTACAAAAAAGATCCGAAGTCGTTTGCCGCAGTCGAGTCGGCGTTCAAGCTGTTGCAGTACACGCAACTGAAAGCACAAAACCACGCTGCTCAAGATCCCAAGTGGGGACTCGCATTTTCCCGACAGGCGAGACTCTTCACTGACAAGTTTCCACAAGAGTCAAATCGGGCCGCTATTCACTTGGTCGCTGCCGGAAATATCTGTGATAAGATTGGATTAGTCGAGGAAGCTAAAAGCTGCATGCTGATTGTTGAAGATCGGTTTCCAAGTTCTCCGTTTGCCGAGCAAGTGAAAAATCCTCTGCGACGGTTACGCTTGCCGGGGCAGGAGCTTCTTGAGTTTGGAGGCTCGACAATTGATGGCAACTTTCTTTCCGCTGACCAATTTCGAGGTCGCCCAACTGTCGTTGCATTTTGGGCTTCAAACTCGATCGTCTTTCAGGAAGATATGAGATTGATCAACGATGTGATTGAATCCTTTGGTGGAGAAGCAGCTGTTATCGGGGTGAACCTGGACAAGGAGGAGCCAGCAGTTGATCGATTCATCGATATGACCGACAATAAGTGGCCTCACATCTTTTTTTCCGCTCCATCAAAGCGAGGAATGGACAACCCGATCGCCAAGCACTACGGCGTGAGCATTGTTCCCTCGTATTGGCTCGTCGACAAAAACGGCATTGTGAAAACCGTCAATCTTAAGCCCGAAGAGCTTCGTCAGTGGCTTGGCAAACTTGCGTTAGCTGGTAATTGA
- a CDS encoding malate dehydrogenase, with translation MKVSIIGGGGLVGSCAASALQYGGIVKEIALVDVNQDLVEGQALDLLHGASLTSDQKIVAGGPELSQDADIICITAGLRRKPDESRLDLINRNVALFSNILSDLKSAGYKKEAKVFVVSNPVDVLTYLAMKELDLPPQQIIGLGTVLDTTRLRSMLAQRIAVPPSQVQVTIFGEHGDSMVPIWSNAQIAGLPLEKYPGVTSQLIGEVEKKTRGSGAEVIKKKGGAGFAVGASIADVIHTIALDQERILPVSSLQNGAYGLSDVCISVPTVVGINGAQSHIEIELWPKEQAALQRSGQVLRETINKVLGT, from the coding sequence ATGAAAGTTTCAATTATCGGTGGCGGTGGTTTAGTCGGTTCTTGTGCAGCCTCCGCGCTTCAGTATGGCGGGATTGTCAAAGAGATCGCCTTGGTCGATGTCAATCAGGACCTTGTTGAAGGACAGGCCCTTGACCTGCTCCACGGAGCCTCCTTGACCTCCGATCAAAAGATCGTGGCTGGCGGACCGGAACTCTCTCAGGATGCAGACATCATTTGCATCACCGCAGGTCTGCGTCGCAAGCCGGATGAAAGTCGCCTCGACCTGATCAACCGAAACGTGGCATTGTTCAGCAATATTCTCTCTGATCTGAAGTCAGCGGGTTACAAAAAAGAGGCCAAAGTCTTTGTGGTCTCCAACCCTGTAGATGTGTTGACCTACCTGGCAATGAAAGAACTCGATTTGCCGCCACAGCAGATCATTGGCCTCGGGACGGTTCTCGACACAACACGCCTGCGAAGCATGCTCGCTCAACGAATTGCTGTCCCTCCCAGCCAGGTTCAAGTCACCATCTTCGGAGAGCACGGAGACAGCATGGTTCCAATCTGGTCGAACGCACAAATCGCCGGGCTCCCCTTGGAGAAGTATCCGGGCGTCACCTCTCAACTGATCGGAGAAGTAGAAAAGAAAACTCGTGGGTCAGGAGCGGAAGTCATCAAGAAAAAAGGTGGAGCAGGATTCGCTGTCGGGGCTTCGATTGCCGATGTGATTCACACGATCGCTCTGGACCAGGAAAGAATTCTCCCGGTCTCGTCTCTACAAAACGGAGCGTACGGACTCAGCGACGTTTGCATCAGCGTGCCGACTGTTGTCGGAATCAACGGAGCACAATCTCACATCGAGATCGAACTCTGGCCAAAAGAACAAGCTGCCCTGCAACGCTCAGGCCAAGTCCTCCGAGAGACCATCAACAAGGTTCTCGGTACTTAA
- a CDS encoding twin-arginine translocase TatA/TatE family subunit — MFGLGTPELLLLCFIVLLLFGKKLPSTMKSLGGSVRSFREGMSEEQKLLPK; from the coding sequence ATGTTCGGATTAGGAACTCCCGAGCTTTTGCTGTTATGTTTTATTGTGCTACTTCTCTTCGGAAAAAAACTTCCTTCAACGATGAAGTCACTCGGTGGGAGTGTTCGCTCCTTCCGCGAGGGGATGAGTGAAGAACAAAAACTTCTTCCCAAATGA
- a CDS encoding Sec-independent protein translocase subunit TatA/TatB, translated as MVSSLLGFIPGGVGVPEMLIVGIIALLLFGKRLPEVAKSLGKGIVEFKKGIQGIEDDVRHGSSSSHSSSTYARPDVQDDEPEMSAPKFEPPTFETEEAKEPVETKEVKEEESPA; from the coding sequence ATGGTATCGAGTCTTCTCGGGTTTATCCCAGGTGGCGTTGGCGTCCCGGAAATGTTGATTGTCGGGATTATTGCACTTCTTCTGTTTGGAAAGCGTTTGCCCGAAGTTGCCAAGAGCCTTGGCAAGGGGATCGTTGAGTTCAAAAAAGGAATTCAGGGCATCGAAGATGATGTCCGGCATGGTTCGAGTTCTTCTCATTCTTCGTCAACCTATGCACGTCCCGATGTTCAGGATGACGAACCTGAAATGTCGGCTCCGAAATTTGAGCCACCGACATTCGAGACTGAAGAGGCCAAAGAGCCTGTTGAAACCAAAGAGGTTAAGGAAGAAGAGTCTCCTGCATAG
- a CDS encoding rhomboid family intramembrane serine protease — protein sequence MSLNWLLIWIVAISCGMTLINLFRFRISNLVRLLPTLFTIGVLLFAYSKNQETAGFYAGGVWFVFILLPGIAVQLSNSCLSSRRFYAASLFSWIAFLLHPFSGMREQTRLVRALWLLSRQRDQEALALLDAISRRNNSIGKSAFVISTRLQGRWERFLKLIQTSKSPQGLLADPLLANIYLQALGETGQTELLIETFRRGLDKKKRGNSALMLNISRMKLAAFCGRIDVVAQLVDGPLGYFDEDTKRFWLATAMQASGRLEDGNQSFQKLQSSKDRQIAIASQRRLAHPVRVLDLPPAGSSSIMSEIESDLDHETRFALISSPASSAHIATWGLVATLVGFFVYEMISGGVGQAVMQSTTLTMVEKASLLLQNTSSEENLIQIGALVLPTELEPNLTRRIFFSAFLHFGLLHLLMNVVGLVILGQRVEDAWGPIWMGVAYLLCAILSIFLLTVIPLGATADNPYVLVGASGGAMGLLGCLLGYLAWGQVQKRNQLVAGEFRLLLFIVAFQMVFDQMTPNVSSECHLMGLLIGISCGLFAGLAKNGWPLRKKIPQPALLRDSALKLD from the coding sequence ATGTCGCTCAACTGGTTGTTGATATGGATTGTCGCGATCAGTTGCGGGATGACGTTGATCAACCTGTTTCGGTTCCGCATCTCTAATCTCGTGCGGTTGCTTCCAACGTTATTCACGATTGGAGTGCTCCTCTTCGCTTATAGCAAAAACCAAGAGACCGCCGGATTCTATGCGGGAGGTGTCTGGTTTGTTTTCATTCTTCTACCGGGCATTGCGGTTCAGCTTTCGAACAGCTGTCTAAGCTCGCGGCGATTCTATGCTGCATCACTCTTTTCCTGGATTGCATTTCTGCTTCACCCGTTTAGCGGAATGCGCGAACAGACACGTTTGGTGAGAGCGTTGTGGTTGCTTTCCCGCCAGCGAGATCAAGAGGCTCTTGCTCTTTTGGACGCAATCAGCCGCAGAAATAATTCGATAGGAAAATCAGCATTTGTGATCTCAACGCGATTGCAGGGGCGCTGGGAGAGATTCCTGAAATTGATTCAAACGTCGAAGTCACCTCAAGGGCTTCTCGCAGATCCGCTGTTGGCCAATATTTATCTGCAGGCACTCGGCGAAACTGGGCAGACAGAATTGCTGATTGAGACTTTTCGGCGTGGATTGGACAAAAAGAAACGTGGGAACTCCGCGTTGATGTTGAACATCTCGCGGATGAAGTTGGCTGCGTTTTGTGGACGAATCGACGTTGTTGCTCAACTTGTTGATGGTCCACTTGGCTATTTTGATGAGGATACAAAACGTTTTTGGCTGGCAACCGCAATGCAGGCCAGCGGTCGACTTGAAGATGGAAATCAGAGTTTCCAGAAACTTCAGTCTTCGAAAGACCGACAGATCGCCATCGCTTCTCAGCGACGGTTGGCTCATCCCGTTCGTGTTCTTGATCTTCCTCCAGCAGGCTCGTCGTCGATCATGAGTGAGATCGAGTCCGATCTCGATCATGAAACCCGGTTCGCATTGATCAGTTCTCCCGCTTCGAGTGCACACATTGCGACATGGGGGCTGGTCGCAACTTTAGTCGGATTCTTTGTTTATGAAATGATCAGCGGTGGCGTCGGACAGGCGGTCATGCAATCGACCACACTTACGATGGTTGAAAAAGCGTCTCTATTGCTTCAAAACACTTCCAGCGAAGAGAACCTGATTCAAATTGGTGCGCTCGTACTGCCAACTGAGCTGGAACCGAATTTGACTCGTCGAATTTTCTTCTCGGCCTTTCTTCACTTTGGACTTTTGCATCTGTTGATGAATGTCGTCGGGCTAGTGATCCTTGGGCAGCGCGTCGAGGATGCATGGGGGCCGATTTGGATGGGCGTCGCCTATTTGCTCTGTGCAATTCTCTCGATCTTTCTGTTGACAGTCATTCCGTTGGGAGCCACTGCTGACAATCCTTATGTTCTGGTCGGAGCTTCCGGGGGAGCGATGGGGTTGCTTGGTTGTTTGTTGGGCTATCTGGCTTGGGGACAAGTTCAGAAGCGGAATCAACTGGTCGCTGGCGAGTTTCGATTACTGCTTTTCATCGTCGCCTTTCAGATGGTCTTCGACCAAATGACTCCGAACGTTAGCTCTGAATGTCACTTGATGGGGTTGCTGATTGGAATCAGCTGTGGACTGTTCGCTGGGCTGGCCAAAAATGGATGGCCGCTGCGAAAGAAAATTCCTCAACCCGCTCTGCTTCGAGACTCAGCGCTCAAGCTTGATTGA
- a CDS encoding phosphoribosylaminoimidazolesuccinocarboxamide synthase has product MSSSPLVETKLPGIPVRHGKVRDVYDFGDRLLLVATDRISAFDWILPTGIPDKGRVLTQISKFWFDRLNVPHHLLRLDAKLLPLPDGTDVEGLEGRSMVVRKSEVVPIECVARGYLAGSGWKEYQESQSVCGIKLPAGLVNGSKLPEPIFTPATKADEGHDENISFERMCEEVGEDLATELRQRTLEIYQSAADFARGKGIVIADTKFEFGQAEGELILIDEVLTPDSSRFWPEDLYSPGQEQPSFDKQFVRNWLESTDWDKNSPPPELPAEIVAQTRAKYIDAFQRLTEQPFRWE; this is encoded by the coding sequence ATGTCATCGTCTCCACTTGTTGAAACTAAACTTCCGGGCATTCCAGTCCGGCATGGCAAAGTGCGCGATGTCTACGATTTTGGAGATCGTCTGCTGCTTGTTGCGACTGATCGCATCAGTGCCTTCGACTGGATCTTGCCAACTGGAATTCCGGATAAAGGTCGTGTCTTGACTCAAATCAGTAAGTTCTGGTTTGACCGACTCAACGTCCCGCATCATCTGCTCAGGCTGGATGCAAAACTTCTTCCATTGCCCGACGGAACCGACGTGGAGGGTTTAGAGGGGCGATCAATGGTCGTCCGGAAATCGGAAGTGGTTCCGATCGAGTGTGTCGCTCGGGGGTACCTGGCTGGCTCAGGCTGGAAGGAGTATCAGGAATCCCAGTCGGTCTGTGGAATCAAGTTGCCAGCAGGACTTGTGAATGGCAGCAAGCTCCCCGAGCCGATCTTTACTCCAGCAACGAAAGCCGATGAAGGACACGATGAGAACATCTCCTTCGAGCGGATGTGCGAAGAGGTCGGCGAGGATCTGGCGACGGAACTCCGTCAGCGGACATTGGAGATCTATCAGTCAGCTGCCGACTTTGCTCGGGGAAAGGGGATTGTCATTGCCGATACAAAATTCGAATTTGGGCAAGCTGAGGGAGAATTGATACTTATTGACGAAGTGCTGACGCCAGACAGTTCGAGATTTTGGCCAGAAGATTTGTACTCGCCGGGGCAGGAGCAACCATCATTCGATAAGCAGTTTGTAAGAAACTGGCTGGAATCGACAGATTGGGACAAAAACAGTCCTCCTCCTGAATTACCCGCCGAAATCGTGGCTCAAACTCGTGCCAAATATATTGATGCATTTCAGCGTTTAACCGAGCAACCCTTCCGCTGGGAATGA